The DNA window aggtttcaagtcttgtttcctaacaaactgaaaatagcatattgatagcatacaaaatctatATTTATCTGTAGGGGTTACAAAACAATATGTTACATAGATGAACGGTGGTGTTTGAAAAGATTCCATGTTCGTTATATGTTACTGTGCCCCAATTCATCCTTGCACCGCtattcatttcactcatttaaacacattagttagatCGGTGTCTGCTCTCTCTTTACATTTTTAAGGCAAGTTATCAACGAAATTATGTGACATCCCGACTAATGCGATGAAtgagggctcgtctaccctactgTTGAAATTCGAATATGCTAATTACCGACCTAAACACTTTCTCATATGTGGAAGCAATACTATAATCACCACCAGTGATAAAACCTTTTCCCACGCGATATGGACAGCCGGACTGAATTCCTTGCCGCCTTAAAGCAGCGCCGTGAAAATCATAAGCTTTTCTACCTTTATGGCGCTTATTTTCTCCCTGTTGAAGAGGACAGTCGCTGAGTAACGTAAACCCTTTCGCAGTGTTGTGCTGGCGATGTTAATTTTCAGCTTGAAATTTGCAAGAAAATAAACTTGTTCACGCTGGCAAAGGTaggcgtgtgtgtgtgtggtacGTGAGTTGCTCAGCATGTTGACGTTGGTTTGGGGATGCCTTCTCATGCAAGGTAGTGTGATACTACAGCGACTGTTTGCAGTTGAAGCCGAGAGCGTAAGTAAAGTTGACAAGGTGTCATGAAGCTTTCTTGATTCCCCGTTATGTGTGTCGAGAGCAGACGGGGGGAATCAACTAACTGCTGTGTCATTAGACGGAACGTGACTTGAATTGAGATATGAAATCTTGAAAGCAAACTACGTATCCTGTCAAATAAGAATGTTTCATGCTGGCGCGAGAAGTGGAGTGCATGTTTTCGAAATGCAGGTAAATGGCTGAACACAGGATGGTAAATTGAGAAACAATAAGCGACTTTGTAAGTATACTTTAATATGCGTTAACATTGGATAGGAATTGGTAATTAATCGAAGATGAATTTATAGTTTTGATTTCCTTTGGGCCACCGCACGAAGCTTTCGCCTTAAAATTTTCCCACTGCTAGTTTTTGGAATTTCAAGGATAAATCTGACTCCTCCGTGCAACTGCTTAGTTACCGATACTTGATTATTCACAAATTTCAGAATCTCTTCCTCCTTCACTTCGGACCCATCGACCGGAACCACGAATGCTGTAGCCAGTTCCCCCACTCGTTCTTCCGGGACACCAATCACGGCTGCATCCTTCACCTTGGGATGTGTCAATAGTACAGCCTCCAATTCCGCTGGCGGTACTTGGAAAGCTTTGTATTTAATTAATTCCTTCAATCGATCAACGATGTAAAAGTTTTCTTCGTCGTCATAATATCCGACGTCCCCGGTATGCAGCCAGCCGTCTTGATCTATGGCTTCTTCCTTCCCGATATATCCTTTCATGATTAAGGTACCTTTGAAGCACAGTTCACCGTTTCGATACGGACCTAAGGACTTGCCAGTTTCTGTATCAATCACTTTAACCCACTGCCCTGGTCGTACACGACCCACGCTACCCGGTTTATTCTCGGTACCCAGCTGAGCGAGAATGGCCAAAGTGGTTTCGCTCATGCCATAAGCCTGTCGAATAAACGACACCTTCAACCGAGAATGAATCAATTCTTCTATTTTACGACTCAGCGGAGCTGCTCCGCAGAAGATTGTCTCCACGGAAGACAGATCAAACTCGTCGACCATCGGGTTTTTAGCCAAAAACACAGCAATTGGAGGCACCAAGTTCAGCATATTTGGACGGTACTGCTGAATGCACGATAGGTAGGAGCTTGAGACGAACCTTGGCAAATATACCAAGCGCATTCCATTGGCCAACCAATTCAGCATCGACACACCCCCAGCGACGTGGAACCACGGTATCACATCAACGGCTACCATTTCTTCTAGATTATTCGTTTCAAAGAATGACCTGGAATACGGAGAATTTAATATTTCGTTCGCCAAATACCAGCAACACATACTGAATGAAAGATATCGTTGTCATTACATTTCGTTGAGTTATCTGTACCCCCTTTGGCAGTCCAGTAGTTCCCGAGGACATTACTATCAATGCCACTTGGTCTGCGATTTGAACCGGTGCAGGAACGAAACTTCCATCCGAGAACTTCCTGGAGGATCCTTCCAAgcacttttgaaaagtttgtccTCTACCATTGTCATCCAGATGAATGAACTGCACAGGCCGACGAATACGAAGGCAAGCTTTTTGCACCGGCAGATTTGCTTGTGCCGATAGAAAGATGACTTTCGGTTTCGccagtttgattgcatgttcaAACTCCCCTGCAAGACACAAGTAAACAATCTTATCGTCGTATCACTTTATACCCTCAGCGTTTAAGTATTGCGTCTTACGTTCGGTATAGCCCGGGTTGAACAAGGCTGTCGTAGCTCCCAGGTACAGCgaagcaaaaattacaactggATACTCGTAGCGGTTTTCACTAATCAGTGCGACTACGTCGTTTCGCTGAACACCCAGATCGTGCAGGTGGGCGGCAAGTGCCAACGATTGCTCCAACATTCCGCCAAATGTTAGCTGTAGTGCGTTGATTCCACTGACCAACGCGATTTTGTCGGAGGTCTTGCTAAGCTGGCGTATGATCAGCTCTCCCAACGAGGCGCATCCGCGGTCAAAATCCTCCGGCAGTGGTCCACCGTAGATTATGTTCGGGTCGTTTAACTTGTCGAGAGTGGAAGCCATCGCAGCGACAGTGCGTGATAACAGCTCTGCTGAGTAGCTTGGTTGTGATGAAACTAAGCCGTGCTGCTCCGGTGGGAATCTTCAACAGTCTGGGAGGGATGGCTGATAAGATGTATTGTCGATTGTGGCTGTAAGAGATGCGATTGGGGCGCCTAAACAGGTTTTGCACGCTGCGAGAGGAAAATTGGTTATAGAGAGTCGTAGGGATGGAATCGCCTACATGTATGCTTTTATAGAAGTTTGATATGGTGGGCCTCAAAATTTATGGTAATTGTTTTATATCTTGTGCACATTGTAAACACTCAAATCCAAATCCAGATTGAAAAGATTTACATTCGAAATATCGTCAGAGCTATGTAAACGTCATCAGTATTAATTTCCAGTCCTACATTAATAAGTGTACTAAGTAAATTTGATAACCTCTCAAAATTGTTTTCTTCAGTGGAATAAATATCTAAACTGAACTTTCTTGTATGCTCATTTCTTTCTTAGATAACACTTTAATTTGGAACATGATCTAAACAATCGACATGATCCCATGAATATGAGAGGTTAGTCATGttgttttttggtgatttttttaattgattgaTATTGTGCCCTACCCAACTCTGAATTAATATAGCACGGATTGACTAGCGTCAATGTTTACTCACTAAGCAACAGCCAATCAGTTTTCTATATTGATCGTACCTCATATCTTCAAAAAGCACCCGGCTATCGTCGGTTTGTGGTCGGCCCTTGCACTTAATCCCGACTACCTTTTATCCAGCGGATGAACAGTTAAACATCACATAGCTCAATCACCAATACTACAGTGTTTGGAGACTCTTATCATCATGCACATCGTCAGTATCGCAACGTGCGTGTAACAGCGAAATTTACCAACAAACTGCACACAATCCGCGCCGGACGGTAGTGGTATGATGCAAATACCTATTCCAGATTACTCATTACTGGCTGATCAGGTCAGTCGAGTGTTTACCCCGAAGCTAGTCAGTTGTAGGTTTGAACTACGCTCCCTGTGTAGTAGTAGTCAAAATCGCACACATTCCCCGAAGTACAAAGTACGGCTAATAATGGCCTCCCGTGAAGACGAGAAATACATTCTGTACGGTGGACCAGATCCGCTAGAATTCCTGCAGGATGGATCGCTCGGGGAAATGATGCTGAAGGAATTCCTCGTTAAACCAGATAATATTGGATTGGTTTGTTCTGCCCGAGTTCTTCGCAACAACAAATCTgcctattttaaaatttccatttttcagATTGATCCCGTGACCGAGGTTCAACTCACCTACCGGCAAATCCTGCAGCAATCAATTAAGGTTGCGGTTGCTTTGACGCGGTTGGGCATACAGAAAACAGATCGTGCCGCCATCATCAGTGACAACTGTTTAGAGTTCTGTATCGCAGAGTTCGGTTCCATATTTGCATCGATTCCGGTCGCCCTATTGAACCCTGCCTACGTGGAAGGTGATTAACATTATTTACTTATCGCGAGTTGATAACCATATCGATTTTATTATCTATATTCCTTTTTACAGCTGAGCTTGAACACGCAATCAATCTATCCAAACCGAAAGTTGTTTTCGTTTCCGCTAACGTTCTGGCTAAGATAGCTGGGACGTTCAGGAAACTGAAACTCGCTGCGAGAATGGTGGTTTTGGGTGAAGCCTCAAACATAGCTAACTTCCCCGAGGCAATTAGTTTCTCCAAACTGTTAGAGGAAACGAATCCACCTAGCAACTTTATGCCTGAACCTGTGGACGTTAAATCTCAGGTGGCAGTGATAGTGCTTTCCTCTGGAACAACCGGATTGCCGAAAGGGGTTGAGCTGACTCATTTAAATATTATGACTACGGTTGCCCACGCAAAAGAAACTCGCAAAATACTTGATGAAATTCCTGACCAGTTGAACACTTTGGCCGTAACTCCTTTGTTCCATGCCATGGCAGCAGTCAGTATGATCAACATGGTCACTAACGATTGCCGATGCGTTGTTCTGACCAAATTCGACATTGTACTATTTCTAGAAAGCATTCAAAAGTATAAGGTTAATTTAATGACGGTGGCGCCTCCGTTGTTGGTTTTTCTGGCCAAGCATCCCATTGTCGACAATTATGATCTGTCTTCGCTGATTACCTTGATTTGTGGAGCAGCTCCTCTGAGCAAGGAAATTGAAGACCGTGTACGGGATCGAATCGGAGTGGCTTTCATTAGGCAGGGATATGGACTAAGCGAGACTACACTGGGAGTGCTAATGCAAACTGGTTTCGAAAATAAAGCGGGATGTGTTGGACAAATTCGGATGGGCCAGTGGGTTAAGGTCATTGACCCAGAAACGGGGAAAATTCTGGGCCCGAATCAACGGGGAGAATTGTGCTTCAAGGGATCACTCATCATGAAGGGATATGTGGACGAGGAAACGGTCATTGATGCAGATGGTTGGCTGCACACCGGAGACATTGGATATTATGACGATGAGCATGATTTTTTCATCGTCGATCGGATCAAGGAGCTCATCAAGTACAAAGGATTTCAAGTTCCGCCGGCTGAATTGGAAGCCATTCTAATTAAAAATCCTAAGATTAAGGATGCTGCTGTGATAGGGATAGCAGACGAACGGGTCGGGGAGCTGGCGACCG is part of the Topomyia yanbarensis strain Yona2022 chromosome 1, ASM3024719v1, whole genome shotgun sequence genome and encodes:
- the LOC131677123 gene encoding uncharacterized protein LOC131677123 — encoded protein: MASTLDKLNDPNIIYGGPLPEDFDRGCASLGELIIRQLSKTSDKIALVSGINALQLTFGGMLEQSLALAAHLHDLGVQRNDVVALISENRYEYPVVIFASLYLGATTALFNPGYTEREFEHAIKLAKPKVIFLSAQANLPVQKACLRIRRPVQFIHLDDNGRGQTFQKCLEGSSRKFSDGSFVPAPVQIADQVALIVMSSGTTGLPKGVQITQRNVMTTISFIQSFFETNNLEEMVAVDVIPWFHVAGGVSMLNWLANGMRLVYLPRFVSSSYLSCIQQYRPNMLNLVPPIAVFLAKNPMVDEFDLSSVETIFCGAAPLSRKIEELIHSRLKVSFIRQAYGMSETTLAILAQLGTENKPGSVGRVRPGQWVKVIDTETGKSLGPYRNGELCFKGTLIMKGYIGKEEAIDQDGWLHTGDVGYYDDEENFYIVDRLKELIKYKAFQVPPAELEAVLLTHPKVKDAAVIGVPEERVGELATAFVVPVDGSEVKEEEILKFVNNQVSVTKQLHGGVRFILEIPKTSSGKILRRKLRAVAQRKSKL
- the LOC131677118 gene encoding luciferin 4-monooxygenase-like; the encoded protein is MMQIPIPDYSLLADQVSRVFTPKLVSCRFELRSLCSSSQNRTHSPKYKVRLIMASREDEKYILYGGPDPLEFLQDGSLGEMMLKEFLVKPDNIGLIDPVTEVQLTYRQILQQSIKVAVALTRLGIQKTDRAAIISDNCLEFCIAEFGSIFASIPVALLNPAYVEAELEHAINLSKPKVVFVSANVLAKIAGTFRKLKLAARMVVLGEASNIANFPEAISFSKLLEETNPPSNFMPEPVDVKSQVAVIVLSSGTTGLPKGVELTHLNIMTTVAHAKETRKILDEIPDQLNTLAVTPLFHAMAAVSMINMVTNDCRCVVLTKFDIVLFLESIQKYKVNLMTVAPPLLVFLAKHPIVDNYDLSSLITLICGAAPLSKEIEDRVRDRIGVAFIRQGYGLSETTLGVLMQTGFENKAGCVGQIRMGQWVKVIDPETGKILGPNQRGELCFKGSLIMKGYVDEETVIDADGWLHTGDIGYYDDEHDFFIVDRIKELIKYKGFQVPPAELEAILIKNPKIKDAAVIGIADERVGELATAFVVKEDDVEITAEEIVQYMASQVSPQKQLHGGVRFIDEVPRTISGKILRRELREFIKNTKSKL